A portion of the Perognathus longimembris pacificus isolate PPM17 chromosome 20, ASM2315922v1, whole genome shotgun sequence genome contains these proteins:
- the Cnfn gene encoding cornifelin, with translation MQFEMHDNVKGKAMSYPVTTQPQCASTCYQTQLSDWHTGLTDCCNDMPVCLCGTFAPLCLACRISDDFGECCCAPYLPGGLHSLRTGMRERYHIQGSVGHDWAALTFCLPCALCQMARELKIRE, from the exons ATGCAGTTTGAGATGCACGACAACGTGAAAGGCAAAG CCATGTCCTACCCAGTGACCACTCAGCCCCAGTGTGCCAGCACTTGTTACCAGACCCAGCTCAGTGACTGGCACACGGGCCTCACGGATTGCTGCAACGACATGCCTGTCT gtCTGTGCGGCACTTTCGCCCCGCTGTGCCTCGCCTGCCGCATCTCGGACGACTTCGGCGAGTGCTGCTGCGCGCCGTACCTGCCCGGCGGCCTGCACTCGCTCCGCACGGGCATGCGCGAACGCTACCACATCCAG GGCTCCGTCGGGCACGACTGGGCGGCCCTCACCTTTTGTCTGCCCTGCGCCCTCTGCCAGATGGCGCGGGAGCTGAAGATCCGAGAGTAG
- the Lipe gene encoding hormone-sensitive lipase isoform X2 yields MDLHTITQSLVTLAEDNMAFFSSQGPGETARRLSGVFAGVREQALGLEPALGRLLSVAHLFDLDPETPANGYRSLVHTARCCLAHLLHKCRYVAANRRSIFFRTSHNLAELEAYLAALTQLRALAYYGQRLLAINRPGGLFFEGDEKITAEFLREYVTLHKGCFYGRCLGFQFTPAIRPFLQTISIGLVSFGEHYKRNETGLSVTASSLFTSGRFAIDPELRGAEFERIIQNLDVHFWKAFWNITEIEVLSSLANMASTTVRVSRLLSLPPEAFEMPLTSDPKLTVTISPPLAHTGPGPVLVRLISYDLREGQDSEELNNLVKSEGPRGLELRTRPQQAPRSHSLIIHIHGGGFVAQTSRSHEPYLKGWAQELGAPIVSIDYSLAPEAPFPRALEECFFAYCWAVKHCALLGSTGERICLAGDSAGGNLCFTVSLRAAAYGVRVPDGIMAAYPVTTLQSAASPSRLLSIMDPLLPLSVLSKCVSAYSGTESEDQSDSDQKALGMMGLVRRDTSLLLRDLRLGASSWLNSFLELSGRKSQKSSPPPVESMRRSVSEAALAQPESPLTLKELSLKGSSEATDTPEMSLSVETLGTNTPSDVNFFLLPENPREEDEVKEELSPKDRSQGVSNAFPEGFHPRRSSQGAIRMPLYSAPIVKNPFMSPLLAPDSMLKTLPPVHMVACALDPMLDDSVMFARRLRGLGQPVSLRVVEGLPHGFLSLAALCRETRQATQLCVERIRLVLTPPPAAPPP; encoded by the exons ATGGACCTGCACACCATCACACAGTCGCTGGTGACTCTGGCAGAAGACAACATGGCCTTCTTCTCAAGTCAGGGCCCCGGGGAGACAGCCCGGCGCTTGTCGGGCGTGTTTGCGGGTGTGCGTGAGCAGGCGCTGGGGCTGGAGCCAGCCTTAGGGCGCCTGCTGAGCGTGGCACACCTCTTTGACCTGGACCCTGAGACGCCTGCCAACGGCTACCGCAGCCTGGTGCACACGGCCCGCTGCTGCCTGGCCCACCTGCTGCACAAGTGCCGCTACGTGGCTGCCAACCGGCGCAGCATCTTCTTCCGCACCAGCCACAACCTGGCTGAACTGGAGGCCTACCTGGCCGCCCTCACCCAGCTCCGCGCGCTGGCCTACTACGGGCAGCGCCTGCTGGCCATCAACCGCCCAGGGGGGCTCTTCTTCGAGGGTGACGAGAAGATCACCGCCGAGTTCCTGCGCGAGTATGTCACGCTGCACAAAGGCTGCTTCTATGGCCGCTGCCTGGGTTTCCAG TTTACGCCCGCCATCCGGCCATTCCTGCAGACCATCTCCATTGGGCTGGTGTCCTTTGGGGAGCACTACAAACGCAACGAGACAGGCCTCA gtgtgacTGCCAGCTCCCTGTTCACCAGCGGCCGCTTTGCCATCGACCCAGAGCTGCGCGGGGCCGAGTTTGAGCGGATCATCCAGAACCTGGATGTGCACTTCTGGAAAGCCTTCTGGAATATCACGGAGATCGAGGTGCTGTCG tctctGGCCAACATGGCATCCACCACAGTGAGGGTAAGCCGCCTGCTCAGCCTGCCACCCGAGGCCTTCGAGATGCCACTGACCTCTGACCCCAAGCTCACCGTCACCATCTCGCCTCCCTTGGCCCACACAGGCCCCGGGCCTGTGCTGGTGAGGCTCATCTCCTACGACCTGCGGGAAGGACAG gacAGTGAGGAACTCAACAACCTGGTGAAGTCCGAAGGGCCTCGGGGCCTGGAGCTGCGGACGAGGCCCCAGCAGGCGCCCCGGTCACACTCCCTGATAATCCACATCCACGGCGGGGGCTTCGTGGCCCAGACCTCCAGATCCCACGAGCCCTACCTCAAGGGCTGGGCCCAGGAGCTGGGGGCCCCCATTGTCTCCATCGATTACTCGCTGGCCCCAGAGGCCCCCTTCCCCCGTGCTCTGGAGGAATGCTTCTTCGCCTACTGCTGGGCGGTCAAGCACTGCGCCCTGCTCG GCTCCACAGGGGAGCGGATATGCCTGGCGGGGGACAGCGCGGGCGGGAACCTCTGCTTCACTGTGTCCCTCCGGGCAGCAGCCTACGGGGTGCGGGTGCCCGATGGCATCATGGCCGCCTACCCCGTCACCACGCTGCAGTCGGCCGCCTCTCCCTCCCGCCTCCTGAGCATCATGGACCCACTGCTGCCCCTCAGCGTGCTGTCCAAATGTGTCAGCGCCTATTCGG GCACAGAGTCAGAGGACCAGTCCGACTCGGACCAGAAGGCCCTGGGTATGATGGGGCTGGTGCGGCGGGACACATCCCTGCTCCTCAGAGACCTCCGCCTCGGGGCCTCCTCGTGGCTCAACTCCTTCCTGGAGCTGAGCGGACGCAAGTCCCAGAAGTCTTCCCCACCTCCAGTAG AGTCCATGCGCAGGAGTGTGTCTGAAGCCGCCCTGGCCCAGCCCGAGAGCCCGCTCACCCTGAAGGAACTGAGCCTGAAGGGCAGCTCCGAGGCGACTGACACCCCAGAGATGTCGCTATCTGTGGAGACACTCGGCACTAACACACCCTCGGACGTCAACTTCTTCCTGCTACCCGAGAACCCACGGGAAGAAGATGAGGTCAAGGAGGAGCTGAGCCCCAAGGACAGAAGCCAGGGAGTCAGCAACGCCTTCCCTGAAGGTTTCCACCCGAGGCGCTCCAGCCAAGGCGCCATCCGCATGCCCCTCTACTCCGCGCCCATCGTCAAGAACCCCTTCATGTCTCCTCTGCTGGCACCTGACAGCATGCTGAAGACCCTGCCGCCCGTGCACATGGTg gCTTGCGCCCTGGACCCCATGCTGGACGACTCGGTGATGTTCGCGCGGCGGCTGCGTGGCCTGGGGCAGCCCGTGTCGCTGCGCGTGGTGGAGGGGCTGCCGCACGGCTTCCTGAGCCTGGCGGCGCTGTGCCGGGAGACACGCCAGGCCACGCAACTGTGCGTGGAGCGCATCCGCCTGGTGCTCACCCCGCCGCCGGCCGCGCCGCCGCCCtga
- the Lipe gene encoding hormone-sensitive lipase isoform X1, producing the protein MESARGSGPLGVLTWKKVKDGPKSRGRRRWRKGRAKASRFSHGMDLHTITQSLVTLAEDNMAFFSSQGPGETARRLSGVFAGVREQALGLEPALGRLLSVAHLFDLDPETPANGYRSLVHTARCCLAHLLHKCRYVAANRRSIFFRTSHNLAELEAYLAALTQLRALAYYGQRLLAINRPGGLFFEGDEKITAEFLREYVTLHKGCFYGRCLGFQFTPAIRPFLQTISIGLVSFGEHYKRNETGLSVTASSLFTSGRFAIDPELRGAEFERIIQNLDVHFWKAFWNITEIEVLSSLANMASTTVRVSRLLSLPPEAFEMPLTSDPKLTVTISPPLAHTGPGPVLVRLISYDLREGQDSEELNNLVKSEGPRGLELRTRPQQAPRSHSLIIHIHGGGFVAQTSRSHEPYLKGWAQELGAPIVSIDYSLAPEAPFPRALEECFFAYCWAVKHCALLGSTGERICLAGDSAGGNLCFTVSLRAAAYGVRVPDGIMAAYPVTTLQSAASPSRLLSIMDPLLPLSVLSKCVSAYSGTESEDQSDSDQKALGMMGLVRRDTSLLLRDLRLGASSWLNSFLELSGRKSQKSSPPPVESMRRSVSEAALAQPESPLTLKELSLKGSSEATDTPEMSLSVETLGTNTPSDVNFFLLPENPREEDEVKEELSPKDRSQGVSNAFPEGFHPRRSSQGAIRMPLYSAPIVKNPFMSPLLAPDSMLKTLPPVHMVACALDPMLDDSVMFARRLRGLGQPVSLRVVEGLPHGFLSLAALCRETRQATQLCVERIRLVLTPPPAAPPP; encoded by the exons CCTCACGGTTCTCACACGGCATGGACCTGCACACCATCACACAGTCGCTGGTGACTCTGGCAGAAGACAACATGGCCTTCTTCTCAAGTCAGGGCCCCGGGGAGACAGCCCGGCGCTTGTCGGGCGTGTTTGCGGGTGTGCGTGAGCAGGCGCTGGGGCTGGAGCCAGCCTTAGGGCGCCTGCTGAGCGTGGCACACCTCTTTGACCTGGACCCTGAGACGCCTGCCAACGGCTACCGCAGCCTGGTGCACACGGCCCGCTGCTGCCTGGCCCACCTGCTGCACAAGTGCCGCTACGTGGCTGCCAACCGGCGCAGCATCTTCTTCCGCACCAGCCACAACCTGGCTGAACTGGAGGCCTACCTGGCCGCCCTCACCCAGCTCCGCGCGCTGGCCTACTACGGGCAGCGCCTGCTGGCCATCAACCGCCCAGGGGGGCTCTTCTTCGAGGGTGACGAGAAGATCACCGCCGAGTTCCTGCGCGAGTATGTCACGCTGCACAAAGGCTGCTTCTATGGCCGCTGCCTGGGTTTCCAG TTTACGCCCGCCATCCGGCCATTCCTGCAGACCATCTCCATTGGGCTGGTGTCCTTTGGGGAGCACTACAAACGCAACGAGACAGGCCTCA gtgtgacTGCCAGCTCCCTGTTCACCAGCGGCCGCTTTGCCATCGACCCAGAGCTGCGCGGGGCCGAGTTTGAGCGGATCATCCAGAACCTGGATGTGCACTTCTGGAAAGCCTTCTGGAATATCACGGAGATCGAGGTGCTGTCG tctctGGCCAACATGGCATCCACCACAGTGAGGGTAAGCCGCCTGCTCAGCCTGCCACCCGAGGCCTTCGAGATGCCACTGACCTCTGACCCCAAGCTCACCGTCACCATCTCGCCTCCCTTGGCCCACACAGGCCCCGGGCCTGTGCTGGTGAGGCTCATCTCCTACGACCTGCGGGAAGGACAG gacAGTGAGGAACTCAACAACCTGGTGAAGTCCGAAGGGCCTCGGGGCCTGGAGCTGCGGACGAGGCCCCAGCAGGCGCCCCGGTCACACTCCCTGATAATCCACATCCACGGCGGGGGCTTCGTGGCCCAGACCTCCAGATCCCACGAGCCCTACCTCAAGGGCTGGGCCCAGGAGCTGGGGGCCCCCATTGTCTCCATCGATTACTCGCTGGCCCCAGAGGCCCCCTTCCCCCGTGCTCTGGAGGAATGCTTCTTCGCCTACTGCTGGGCGGTCAAGCACTGCGCCCTGCTCG GCTCCACAGGGGAGCGGATATGCCTGGCGGGGGACAGCGCGGGCGGGAACCTCTGCTTCACTGTGTCCCTCCGGGCAGCAGCCTACGGGGTGCGGGTGCCCGATGGCATCATGGCCGCCTACCCCGTCACCACGCTGCAGTCGGCCGCCTCTCCCTCCCGCCTCCTGAGCATCATGGACCCACTGCTGCCCCTCAGCGTGCTGTCCAAATGTGTCAGCGCCTATTCGG GCACAGAGTCAGAGGACCAGTCCGACTCGGACCAGAAGGCCCTGGGTATGATGGGGCTGGTGCGGCGGGACACATCCCTGCTCCTCAGAGACCTCCGCCTCGGGGCCTCCTCGTGGCTCAACTCCTTCCTGGAGCTGAGCGGACGCAAGTCCCAGAAGTCTTCCCCACCTCCAGTAG AGTCCATGCGCAGGAGTGTGTCTGAAGCCGCCCTGGCCCAGCCCGAGAGCCCGCTCACCCTGAAGGAACTGAGCCTGAAGGGCAGCTCCGAGGCGACTGACACCCCAGAGATGTCGCTATCTGTGGAGACACTCGGCACTAACACACCCTCGGACGTCAACTTCTTCCTGCTACCCGAGAACCCACGGGAAGAAGATGAGGTCAAGGAGGAGCTGAGCCCCAAGGACAGAAGCCAGGGAGTCAGCAACGCCTTCCCTGAAGGTTTCCACCCGAGGCGCTCCAGCCAAGGCGCCATCCGCATGCCCCTCTACTCCGCGCCCATCGTCAAGAACCCCTTCATGTCTCCTCTGCTGGCACCTGACAGCATGCTGAAGACCCTGCCGCCCGTGCACATGGTg gCTTGCGCCCTGGACCCCATGCTGGACGACTCGGTGATGTTCGCGCGGCGGCTGCGTGGCCTGGGGCAGCCCGTGTCGCTGCGCGTGGTGGAGGGGCTGCCGCACGGCTTCCTGAGCCTGGCGGCGCTGTGCCGGGAGACACGCCAGGCCACGCAACTGTGCGTGGAGCGCATCCGCCTGGTGCTCACCCCGCCGCCGGCCGCGCCGCCGCCCtga